The proteins below come from a single Stenotrophomonas lactitubi genomic window:
- a CDS encoding protein tyrosine phosphatase family protein produces the protein MLLRLTCLLLLSLCPALPAWAADPALAEVRPGLYAGGQPTAAQLRELAAQGVRTVIDLRQPDEDRGFDETREAEALGLRYVRIPVAGAEGLDAANVRAVHQALRQSQGPVLLHCASGNRAGAVLGLVNARYEHASPEQALQLGQRAGLKSLEAATRERLAIPSPTP, from the coding sequence ATGCTGCTGCGCCTGACCTGCCTGCTGTTGTTGTCGCTCTGCCCCGCTCTGCCGGCCTGGGCTGCGGACCCCGCCCTTGCTGAAGTCCGCCCCGGCCTGTACGCCGGCGGCCAGCCCACGGCTGCGCAACTGCGCGAACTGGCTGCACAGGGCGTGCGCACGGTGATCGACCTGCGCCAACCCGATGAAGATCGCGGCTTCGATGAAACACGCGAGGCCGAAGCGCTGGGCCTGCGCTATGTACGCATTCCGGTGGCCGGTGCCGAAGGCCTGGATGCCGCCAACGTGCGCGCCGTGCACCAGGCCCTGCGGCAGAGCCAGGGGCCAGTGCTGCTGCACTGCGCCTCCGGCAACCGCGCCGGTGCCGTGCTCGGCCTGGTCAACGCACGCTACGAACACGCCAGCCCGGAACAGGCCCTGCAACTGGGCCAGCGTGCCGGCCTGAAGTCGCTGGAAGCAGCCACCCGCGAGCGTCTGGC